One window from the genome of Sardina pilchardus chromosome 12, fSarPil1.1, whole genome shotgun sequence encodes:
- the LOC134097593 gene encoding uncharacterized protein LOC134097593 isoform X2, translated as MASDFGIMSSARWVLHAVVTLPSKVFSYLWEWIMKIINGFRKWLYAVVTLLSEIYSYLWALGASIINGLRKWLDTVVTLLSEIYSYLWALGASIINGIYSYLWALGASIINGLRKFFLGLYALVTLPSNIINGLLRKLLSLCGTVPTIKVFTILTGNTLGSHESFRNRLSTRMMLVEKPSAEDCDVILAYCPIVSRVGTDIEAALSVIPNCRPAVLMVFHHTNDKYYIVPNTSRFTQHRGIQTVDCLFNDDGLLHAPRNDEAFRLAVEHLKVFQEHEMSSVLRLLSPLRCVYDFIRDLIIGPQLGDGRTNRY; from the exons TGCTACATGCTGTGGTGACACTGCCAAGCAAAGTGTTCAGTTATCTCTGGGAATGGATAATGAAGATCATCAacggattcagaaaat ggCTGTATGCTGTGGTGACACTGCTAAGTGAAATATACAGCTATCTCTGGGCATTGGGAGCGAGTATCATCAACGGATTGAGAAAAT gGCTGGATACTGTGGTGACACTGCTAAGTGAAATATACAGCTATCTCTGGGCATTGGGAGCGAGTATCATCAACGGAATATACAGCTATCTCTGGGCATTGGGAGCGAGTATCATCAACggattaagaaaat TTTTTTTAGGTCTTTATGCTTTGGTGACACTGCCAAGTAACATCATCAACGgattgttaagaaaat TGTTGTCTTTGTGTGGGACAGTGCCGACCATTAAAGTGTTCACCATCCTCACTGGGAACACCCTGGGCTCCCATGAGAGCTTCCGGAACCGTCTCAGCACTCGGATGATGCTGGTGGAAAAGCCGTCAGCTGAGGACTGTGACGTCATCCTGGCTTACTGTCCAATCGTTTCTCGAGTCGGAACTGACATTGAGGCGGCACTCTCTGTTATTCCAA ATTGCCGACCTGCAGTCCTAATGGTGTTCCACCACACCAATGACAAATATTACATTGTGCCAAACACCAGCCGATTTACTCAACACAGGGGTATACAGACAGTTGACTGCTTGTTCAATGATGATGGACTGTTGCACGCCCCCCGAAATGATGAGGCTTTCAGACTTGCAGTGGAACATTTGAAAGTATTTCAGGAGCATGAAATG TCCTCGGTGCTCCGACTTTTATCCCCTCTGC GCTGTGTATATGATTTCATAAGAGACTTAATTATTGGACCTCAACTGGGAGATGGACGTACCAATCGGTATTAA
- the LOC134097593 gene encoding uncharacterized protein LOC134097593 isoform X3, with protein sequence MASDFGIMSSARWVLHAVVTLPSKVFSYLWEWIMKIINGFRKWLYAVVTLLSEIYSYLWALGASIINGLRKWLDTVVTLLSEIYSYLWALGASIINGIYSYLWALGASIINGLRKFFLGLYALVTLPSNIINGLLRKLPTIKVFTILTGNTLGSHESFRNRLSTRMMLVEKPSAEDCDVILAYCPIVSRVGTDIEAALSVIPNCRPAVLMVFHHTNDKYYIVPNTSRFTQHRGIQTVDCLFNDDGLLHAPRNDEAFRLAVEHLKVFQEHEMSSVLRLLSPLRCVYDFIRDLIIGPQLGDGRTNRY encoded by the exons TGCTACATGCTGTGGTGACACTGCCAAGCAAAGTGTTCAGTTATCTCTGGGAATGGATAATGAAGATCATCAacggattcagaaaat ggCTGTATGCTGTGGTGACACTGCTAAGTGAAATATACAGCTATCTCTGGGCATTGGGAGCGAGTATCATCAACGGATTGAGAAAAT gGCTGGATACTGTGGTGACACTGCTAAGTGAAATATACAGCTATCTCTGGGCATTGGGAGCGAGTATCATCAACGGAATATACAGCTATCTCTGGGCATTGGGAGCGAGTATCATCAACggattaagaaaat TTTTTTTAGGTCTTTATGCTTTGGTGACACTGCCAAGTAACATCATCAACGgattgttaagaaaat TGCCGACCATTAAAGTGTTCACCATCCTCACTGGGAACACCCTGGGCTCCCATGAGAGCTTCCGGAACCGTCTCAGCACTCGGATGATGCTGGTGGAAAAGCCGTCAGCTGAGGACTGTGACGTCATCCTGGCTTACTGTCCAATCGTTTCTCGAGTCGGAACTGACATTGAGGCGGCACTCTCTGTTATTCCAA ATTGCCGACCTGCAGTCCTAATGGTGTTCCACCACACCAATGACAAATATTACATTGTGCCAAACACCAGCCGATTTACTCAACACAGGGGTATACAGACAGTTGACTGCTTGTTCAATGATGATGGACTGTTGCACGCCCCCCGAAATGATGAGGCTTTCAGACTTGCAGTGGAACATTTGAAAGTATTTCAGGAGCATGAAATG TCCTCGGTGCTCCGACTTTTATCCCCTCTGC GCTGTGTATATGATTTCATAAGAGACTTAATTATTGGACCTCAACTGGGAGATGGACGTACCAATCGGTATTAA
- the LOC134097593 gene encoding uncharacterized protein LOC134097593 isoform X1 produces the protein MASDFGIMSSARWVLHAVVTLPSKVFSYLWEWIMKIINGFRKWLYAVVTLLSEIYSYLWALGASIINGLRKWLDTVVTLLSEIYSYLWALGASIINGIYSYLWALGASIINGLRKFFLGLYALVTLPSNIINGLLRKLVLSLCGTVPTIKVFTILTGNTLGSHESFRNRLSTRMMLVEKPSAEDCDVILAYCPIVSRVGTDIEAALSVIPNCRPAVLMVFHHTNDKYYIVPNTSRFTQHRGIQTVDCLFNDDGLLHAPRNDEAFRLAVEHLKVFQEHEMSSVLRLLSPLRCVYDFIRDLIIGPQLGDGRTNRY, from the exons TGCTACATGCTGTGGTGACACTGCCAAGCAAAGTGTTCAGTTATCTCTGGGAATGGATAATGAAGATCATCAacggattcagaaaat ggCTGTATGCTGTGGTGACACTGCTAAGTGAAATATACAGCTATCTCTGGGCATTGGGAGCGAGTATCATCAACGGATTGAGAAAAT gGCTGGATACTGTGGTGACACTGCTAAGTGAAATATACAGCTATCTCTGGGCATTGGGAGCGAGTATCATCAACGGAATATACAGCTATCTCTGGGCATTGGGAGCGAGTATCATCAACggattaagaaaat TTTTTTTAGGTCTTTATGCTTTGGTGACACTGCCAAGTAACATCATCAACGgattgttaagaaaat TAGTGTTGTCTTTGTGTGGGACAGTGCCGACCATTAAAGTGTTCACCATCCTCACTGGGAACACCCTGGGCTCCCATGAGAGCTTCCGGAACCGTCTCAGCACTCGGATGATGCTGGTGGAAAAGCCGTCAGCTGAGGACTGTGACGTCATCCTGGCTTACTGTCCAATCGTTTCTCGAGTCGGAACTGACATTGAGGCGGCACTCTCTGTTATTCCAA ATTGCCGACCTGCAGTCCTAATGGTGTTCCACCACACCAATGACAAATATTACATTGTGCCAAACACCAGCCGATTTACTCAACACAGGGGTATACAGACAGTTGACTGCTTGTTCAATGATGATGGACTGTTGCACGCCCCCCGAAATGATGAGGCTTTCAGACTTGCAGTGGAACATTTGAAAGTATTTCAGGAGCATGAAATG TCCTCGGTGCTCCGACTTTTATCCCCTCTGC GCTGTGTATATGATTTCATAAGAGACTTAATTATTGGACCTCAACTGGGAGATGGACGTACCAATCGGTATTAA